In one window of Episyrphus balteatus chromosome 3, idEpiBalt1.1, whole genome shotgun sequence DNA:
- the LOC129915899 gene encoding glutamate receptor ionotropic, kainate 2-like has translation MNMKSGIISFIVFIAIELKSVAPDGIRIGLITDRNVEQMQTVFQTAIEAANADLEVPLWPTQSEVTVGDSYEAYKAICEMLMQGVGGIFGTSSKNTAMHLMAVCDAKEIPFMSSHMDFDPRKSVMVNLHPHPKDIAKVIHDLIDAFEWKSLTFLYESGDYLTILNELISLYDCGGPFITVRRYDLQLNGNYKSILRRVRKSDDSYVVIVGSVETLPEVLRQAQQVGIITEDYSYIIGSLDLQAIDLEEFKYSEVNITSIRMFSPEQPEVKKLITALGYPEDDEERNITCPITIEMALLYDAIQLYAETTKTMRFKPVSLNCSDNIDWERGSSFGNFLHSTVAQGLTGNIFLEAGIRKDYNIELVELTAAGLQKIGDWHSEKGLNINRYVPSEPMPLDYDRLSLVNKSLTVLLAMNAPHVMLKQSTMKLSGNNRYEGFGVELIQRLAEKLGFNYTFNMHVDGNYGSFNSSSNISTGMVREIMEGRADLGVTDLTITSEREAGVDFTIPFMNLGISVLYQKPRKLEPKLFSFMDPFSGKVWIWLGISFFGVSLAFFILGRLAPGEWDNPYSCIEEPEVLENQLTISNSIWFATGALLQQGSEIAPKALSTRLLSSIWWFFTLILVASYTANLAACLTIENPTSLINDVKDLAENKGGVTYGAKSSGSTRTFFKNTEDVTYSLMNDFMNQNPNLLTSTNDEGVQRVLTENYAFLMESTSIEYNAARICNLTQIGGLLDEKGYGIAMKKNWPYRDKLNDALLELQESGVLAKMKSKWWFELGTGSCTSKTEQSEAKEMGMPNLGGVYLVLLIGTSVAAACGLLDWLLFVFRKARHYKVRFWDAFREEFLIVIDFSNNTKIVCSTGSIYSKNSSLTVDSRDKTES, from the exons ATGAATATGAAAAGTGGAATTATTTCATTCATAGTTTTCATTGCTATCGAATTGAAATCCGTCGCCCCGGATGGCATTAGAATTG GCTTAATAACCGATCGAAATGTTGAACAAATGCAAACAGTTTTTCAAACAGCAATCGAAGCTGCAAACGCTGATTTGGAAGTACCTCTGTGGCCAACACAGAGTGAAGTTACTGTTGGTGATTCATATGAAGCGTACAAAGCAATTTGTGAAATGTTGAtg CAAGGTGTTGGAGGTATATTTGGAACTTCTTCGAAAAATACAGCAATGCATTTGATGGCTGTTTGTGATGCAAAAGAAATACCTTTTATGAGTTCTCATATGGATTTTGACCCAAGAAAATCTGTAATGGTTAATTTACATCCGCATCCGAAAGATATTGCAAAAGTCATTCACGATCTGATAGATGCATTTGAATGGAAAAGTTTAACTTTTCTTTATGAGTCAG gTGATTATCTTACTATTTTAAACGAATTAATCAGTTTGTACGATTGTGGAGGACCATTCATTACCGTTCGTCGATATGATTTGCAACTAAATGGAAATTACAAAAGTATTCTTCGAAGAGTGAGAAAATCAGATGACAGTTATGTAGTTATTGTTGGTTCAGTAGAAACACTGCCAGAAGTTCTTAGACAA GCACAACAAGTTGGTATCATAACCGAAGACTACAGCTACATTATCGGAAGCTTAGATTTACAAGCTATCGATTTGGAAGAATTCAAATACAGTGAAGTAAACATAACTTCGATCCGAATGTTCTCTCCAGAACAACCAGAAGTGAAGAAATTAATTACAGCTCTAGGATATCCCGAAGATGACGAAGAGAGAAACa ttacaTGCCCTATAACAATTGAAATGGCTTTACTTTACGATGCCATACAACTCTATGCTGAAACAACAAAAACCATGAGATTTAAACCAGTTTCATTGAATTGCTCTGATAATATTGATTGGGAAAGAGGTTCATCATTTGGAAATTTCTTGCATTCG ACCGTTGCACAGGGTCTTactggaaatatttttttggaagctgGTATTCGAAAAGATTACAATATTGAATTAGTTGAATTGACAGCAGCGGGTCTCCAGAAAATTGGAGATTGGCATTCAGAAAAAGGACTTAATATAAATCGATACGTCCCTTCGGAACCGATGCCATTGGATTATGATCGTTTATCGTTGGTTAATAAAAGTTTAACTGTTCTATTAGCAATG aatgCACCGCATGTTATGTTAAAGCAATCTACTATGAAACTTTCCGGAAATAACCGCTATGAAGGATTTGGAGTTGAACTTATTCAGCGGTTAGCTGAAAAGCTTGGATTTAATTATACATTTAACATGCACGTAGATGGTAATTATGGTTCTTTTAATTCTTCGAGTAATATTTCAACAGGAATGGTGCGCGAGATTATGGAAGGG AGAGCTGATTTAGGAGTTACAGACCTTACAATTACATCTGAGCGGGAAGCTGGAGTTGACTTTACAATTCCATTTATGAATTTAG GAATCTCCGTTTTGTACCAAAAACCACGTAAATTAGAACCAAAATTATTTTCCTTCATGGATCCATTTTCGGGCAAGGTTTGGATTTGGTTGGGTATATCGTTTTTTGGTGTATCCCTGGCATTTTTCATTTTGGGTCGACTTGCACCTGGTGAATGGGATAATCCATATTCATGTATTGAAGAACCAGAGGTATTAGAAAATCAATTGACTATAAGTAATTCCATTTGGTTTGCCACCGGGGCACTATTGCAGCAGGGAAGTGAAATTGCTCCAAA AGCTCTTTCTACTAGACTTTTGTCTTCCATCTGGTGGTTTTTCACTCTTATTTTAGTGGCATCATATACAGCAAATTTAGCAGCTTGTCTTACAATTGAAAACCCTACAAGTCTCATTAATGATGTAAAAGATCTGGCTGAGAATAAAGGTGGAGTTACGTATGGAGCAAAGAGCAGTGGTAGTACTAGAACTTTTTTTAAG aacaCTGAAGATGTAACTTACAGCTTAATGAATGATTTTATGAATCAAAATCCAAATTTATTAACAAGTACAAACGATGAAGGTGTACAAAGAGTTTTAACAGAAAACTATGCATTTCTAATGGAATCAACATCAATTGAATATAATGCGGCTCGTATATGTAATCTAACACAAATTGGAGGATTATTAGATGAAAAGGGCTATGGTATTGCAATGAAGAAGA ATTGGCCCTATCGTGATAAACTTAATGATGCACTTCTTGAATTGCAAGAATCAGGAGTTTTAGCTAAAATGAAGTCGAAATGGTGGTTTGAATTAGGAACAGGAAGTTGTACT AGTAAAACAGAACAATCTGAAGCAAAGGAAATGGGAATGCCAAATTTGGGAGGAGTTTATTTAGTACTTTTAATTGGAACTTCGGTAGCAGCAGCTTGTGGGCTGCTTGATTGGTtattatttgtgtttagaaaaGCAAGGCATTATAAG gTTCGCTTTTGGGATGCATTCAGAGAAGAGTTTCTAATTGTGatagatttttcaaacaatactAAAATTGTATGCAGTACCGGATCCATATACTCGAAAAATTCTTCATTAACAGTTGACTCGCGAGATAAAACGGAAAGCTAA
- the LOC129914391 gene encoding glutamate receptor ionotropic, kainate 2-like isoform X1, translating to MKISRNVFPVIIVVLLASIQLTWTYEYSYNPPGVDGLRIGLISDQNVPEMTTIFESAIQTANVDLEIPLQSSTAEIVYGNSFEAYTTLCRMLMTGIGGVFGPSARNSALHLLNICDLKEIPYVYSHMNIGVEKPMINLHPHPSHIAQVIRDIADAYTWTSFTFLYESGEFLPILNELMDLYKLGGPFITVRRYDLQLNGNYRAVLRRVRKSDDSNVVIVGSTQSLPEVLKQAKQVGIITEDYNYIIANLDLQTIDLEDFRHSEANITSFRLFSPDQPEVKKLIQELGYPEDDNERNITCPITTEMALLYDAVQLYAETTKTISFRTIPLNCSDASVWDKGETFGNYMALSVKEGLTGNIFFEAGIRTDYTFEIVELTSAGLNKVGTWHTENGLTTSRTMPSSDVVSTGELSLANKTFTVLLALNAPHAMLKQSTVKLSGNSRYEGFGVDLIKELAEKLGFNFTFNIHVDDNYGFYDTITNVSTGMVHEIMEGRADLGVTDLTITSERESGVDFTIPFMNLGISILYQKPRKDPPKLFSFMDPFSGEVWVYLGLAYFGVSLSLFILGRLAPPEWDNPFPCIEDPTELDNQLSLGNSLWFSTGSLLQQGSEIAPKALSTRVLASFFWLFTTIVVASYTANLAACLTLESPTSLINDVKDLADRKGGVNYGAKSKGSTRNFFKNSEDPNYIKMNEYMIAHPEQLTSTNEQGVEKVLGGNYAYLMESTSIEYNVARICNLTQIGRLLDEKSYGIAMRKNWPYRDKINDALLELQESGVLSKMKNKWWNEVGTGGCTTKSEQSEAAKLGMPNLGGVYFVLLVGSLIAAACGIIDWLFFVFRKARHYQVPFKDALKEEFKIVVDFENNTKIVRSTGSIYSRNSFSTIEANDSEESSEH from the exons atgaaaatatcaagAAATGTGTTTCCAGTAATCATTGTCGTTTTACTTGCATCAATTCAATTGACATGGACATACGAGTACTCCTACAATCCACCAGGAGTCGATGGGTTGCGAATCG GTTTAATTTCCGACCAAAATGTCCCAGAGAtgacaacaatttttgaaagtgCAATTCAAACGGCAAATGTAGATTTAGAAATACCACTTCAGTCTTCAACAGCTGAAATAGTTTATGGTAATTCATTTGAAGCTTACACCACTCTATGCCGAATGTTAATg ACCGGTATTGGTGGAGTTTTTGGACCTTCGGCAAGAAATTCAGCTTTACATTTGTTAAATATTTGCGATCTGAAAGAAATTCCTTATGTTTATTCTCATATGAATATTGGTGTAGAAAAACCCATGATAAACTTACATCCTCATCCCAGTCATATTGCTCAAGTTATACGAGATATCGCAGATGCTTACACTTGGACAAGTTTTACATTCCTTTATGAGTCAG GTGAATTTCTTCCTATTCTCAATGAGTTAATGGATTTATACAAACTTGGAGGTCCATTCATAACAGTTCGAAGATATGATTTGCAATTGAATGGAAATTATAGAGCCGTCTTACGAAGAGTTCGGAAATCAGACGATAGTAATGTTGTTATTGTCGGATCTACACAATCGTTACCAGAAGTTCTGAAACag gcTAAACAAGTTGGTATTATAACCGAAGATTATAATTACATTATTGCAAATCTTGATCTGCAGACCATTGATTTGGAAGACTTTAGACATAGCGAAGCCAATATTACTAGTTTTCGCTTGTTTTCTCCTGATCAACCGGAAGTTAAAAAACTTATTCAGGAATTAGGATATCCTGAGGATGATAATGAAAGAAATA TTACATGTCCAATAACAACAGAAATGGCTTTACTATATGATGCTGTACAATTGTATGCAGAAACAAcaaagacaataagctttcgaACGATTCCTTTGAATTGTTCAGATGCAAGTGTTTGGGATAAAGGTGAAACATTTGGCAACTACATGgctttg AGCGTTAAAGAAGGTCTTAcgggaaatatattttttgaagccGGCATCCGAACAGATTATACTTTTGAAATTGTCGAACTTACATCAGCGGGTCTAAATAAAGTTGGGACCTGGCATACAGAAAATGGACTTACTACGAGCCGAACTATGCCATCAAGTGATGTAGTTAGTACGGGTGAATTGTCTTTGGCAAATAAAACTTTTACTGTTTTATTGGCATTg aaTGCACCACATGCTATGTTGAAACAGTCAACTGTTAAACTATCCGGAAATAGTCGTTATGAAGGATTTGGAGTTGATCTTATTAAAGAGTTAGCTGAAAAATTGggatttaattttacatttaataTACACGTAGATGATAATTATGGATTTTATGATACTATAACAAACGTGTCCACTGGAATGGTTCATGAAATCATGGAAGGG aGAGCTGATCTCGGAGTAACTGATCTAACAATTACTTCTGAACGTGAATCTGGAGTTGATTTCACAATTCCGTTTATGAATTTAG GAATTTCAATATTATACCAAAAACCACGCAAAGATCCACCCAAACTTTTCTCTTTCATGGATCCATTTTCTGGAGAAGTTTGGGTGTATTTGGGTCTCGCCTATTTCGGAGTATCATTAAGTTTATTCATTCTGGGCCGTTTGGCTCCACCTGAATGGGATAATCCTTTTCCTTGTATAGAAGATCCAACCGAATTAGATAACCAATTGAGTTTGGGAAATTCTTTGTGGTTTTCTACTGGATCTTTATTGCAACAAGGTTCTGAAATTGCACcaaa agccTTATCGACAAGAGTATTGGCTTCATTCTTTTGGTTATTCACAACTATTGTTGTTGCATCATATACAGCAAATTTAGCAGCTTGTCTCACACTTGAATCACCCACTAGCTTGATAAACGATGTCAAAGATCTTGCTGATAGAAAAGGTGGCGTGAACTACGGAGCCAAGAGTAAGGGCAGTacaaggaatttttttaag AACTCGGAAGATCCGAATTacataaaaatgaatgaatataTGATTGCGCACCCAGAACAATTGACCAGTACCAATGAGCAAGGTGTCGAGAAAGTTCTAGGTGGAAACTATGCTTATTTGATGGAATCAACTTCTATTGAATACAATGTGGCCAGAATATGTAATTTAACACAAATTGGCAGGTTACTGGATGAAAAGAGTTATGGCATTGCTATGAGAAAGA ATTGGCCATATCGTGACAAAATCAACGATGCACTTCTTGAGCTTCAAGAATCGGGTGTATTGtcgaaaatgaaaaacaaatggTGGAATGAAGTTGGAACCGGTGGTTGTACG ACTAAATCGGAACAATCGGAAGCCGCCAAACTGGGTATGCCAAATTTGGGTGGAgtttattttgtacttttggTTGGAAGTTTAATAGCTGCGGCATGTGGTATTATAGATTGGTTATTCTTTGTATTTAGGAAAGCAAGGCATTATCAA GTTCCATTTAAAGACGCTCTGAAGGAAGAATTTAAGATTGTTgtcgattttgaaaataataccaAAATCGTTCGAAGTACTGGGTCTATATATTCAAGAAATTCGTTTTCCACAATTGAAGCAAATGACTCTGAAGAAAGTAGTGAACAttaa
- the LOC129914391 gene encoding glutamate receptor ionotropic, kainate 2-like isoform X2, with amino-acid sequence MNIGVEKPMINLHPHPSHIAQVIRDIADAYTWTSFTFLYESGEFLPILNELMDLYKLGGPFITVRRYDLQLNGNYRAVLRRVRKSDDSNVVIVGSTQSLPEVLKQAKQVGIITEDYNYIIANLDLQTIDLEDFRHSEANITSFRLFSPDQPEVKKLIQELGYPEDDNERNITCPITTEMALLYDAVQLYAETTKTISFRTIPLNCSDASVWDKGETFGNYMALSVKEGLTGNIFFEAGIRTDYTFEIVELTSAGLNKVGTWHTENGLTTSRTMPSSDVVSTGELSLANKTFTVLLALNAPHAMLKQSTVKLSGNSRYEGFGVDLIKELAEKLGFNFTFNIHVDDNYGFYDTITNVSTGMVHEIMEGRADLGVTDLTITSERESGVDFTIPFMNLGISILYQKPRKDPPKLFSFMDPFSGEVWVYLGLAYFGVSLSLFILGRLAPPEWDNPFPCIEDPTELDNQLSLGNSLWFSTGSLLQQGSEIAPKALSTRVLASFFWLFTTIVVASYTANLAACLTLESPTSLINDVKDLADRKGGVNYGAKSKGSTRNFFKNSEDPNYIKMNEYMIAHPEQLTSTNEQGVEKVLGGNYAYLMESTSIEYNVARICNLTQIGRLLDEKSYGIAMRKNWPYRDKINDALLELQESGVLSKMKNKWWNEVGTGGCTTKSEQSEAAKLGMPNLGGVYFVLLVGSLIAAACGIIDWLFFVFRKARHYQVPFKDALKEEFKIVVDFENNTKIVRSTGSIYSRNSFSTIEANDSEESSEH; translated from the exons ATGAATATTGGTGTAGAAAAACCCATGATAAACTTACATCCTCATCCCAGTCATATTGCTCAAGTTATACGAGATATCGCAGATGCTTACACTTGGACAAGTTTTACATTCCTTTATGAGTCAG GTGAATTTCTTCCTATTCTCAATGAGTTAATGGATTTATACAAACTTGGAGGTCCATTCATAACAGTTCGAAGATATGATTTGCAATTGAATGGAAATTATAGAGCCGTCTTACGAAGAGTTCGGAAATCAGACGATAGTAATGTTGTTATTGTCGGATCTACACAATCGTTACCAGAAGTTCTGAAACag gcTAAACAAGTTGGTATTATAACCGAAGATTATAATTACATTATTGCAAATCTTGATCTGCAGACCATTGATTTGGAAGACTTTAGACATAGCGAAGCCAATATTACTAGTTTTCGCTTGTTTTCTCCTGATCAACCGGAAGTTAAAAAACTTATTCAGGAATTAGGATATCCTGAGGATGATAATGAAAGAAATA TTACATGTCCAATAACAACAGAAATGGCTTTACTATATGATGCTGTACAATTGTATGCAGAAACAAcaaagacaataagctttcgaACGATTCCTTTGAATTGTTCAGATGCAAGTGTTTGGGATAAAGGTGAAACATTTGGCAACTACATGgctttg AGCGTTAAAGAAGGTCTTAcgggaaatatattttttgaagccGGCATCCGAACAGATTATACTTTTGAAATTGTCGAACTTACATCAGCGGGTCTAAATAAAGTTGGGACCTGGCATACAGAAAATGGACTTACTACGAGCCGAACTATGCCATCAAGTGATGTAGTTAGTACGGGTGAATTGTCTTTGGCAAATAAAACTTTTACTGTTTTATTGGCATTg aaTGCACCACATGCTATGTTGAAACAGTCAACTGTTAAACTATCCGGAAATAGTCGTTATGAAGGATTTGGAGTTGATCTTATTAAAGAGTTAGCTGAAAAATTGggatttaattttacatttaataTACACGTAGATGATAATTATGGATTTTATGATACTATAACAAACGTGTCCACTGGAATGGTTCATGAAATCATGGAAGGG aGAGCTGATCTCGGAGTAACTGATCTAACAATTACTTCTGAACGTGAATCTGGAGTTGATTTCACAATTCCGTTTATGAATTTAG GAATTTCAATATTATACCAAAAACCACGCAAAGATCCACCCAAACTTTTCTCTTTCATGGATCCATTTTCTGGAGAAGTTTGGGTGTATTTGGGTCTCGCCTATTTCGGAGTATCATTAAGTTTATTCATTCTGGGCCGTTTGGCTCCACCTGAATGGGATAATCCTTTTCCTTGTATAGAAGATCCAACCGAATTAGATAACCAATTGAGTTTGGGAAATTCTTTGTGGTTTTCTACTGGATCTTTATTGCAACAAGGTTCTGAAATTGCACcaaa agccTTATCGACAAGAGTATTGGCTTCATTCTTTTGGTTATTCACAACTATTGTTGTTGCATCATATACAGCAAATTTAGCAGCTTGTCTCACACTTGAATCACCCACTAGCTTGATAAACGATGTCAAAGATCTTGCTGATAGAAAAGGTGGCGTGAACTACGGAGCCAAGAGTAAGGGCAGTacaaggaatttttttaag AACTCGGAAGATCCGAATTacataaaaatgaatgaatataTGATTGCGCACCCAGAACAATTGACCAGTACCAATGAGCAAGGTGTCGAGAAAGTTCTAGGTGGAAACTATGCTTATTTGATGGAATCAACTTCTATTGAATACAATGTGGCCAGAATATGTAATTTAACACAAATTGGCAGGTTACTGGATGAAAAGAGTTATGGCATTGCTATGAGAAAGA ATTGGCCATATCGTGACAAAATCAACGATGCACTTCTTGAGCTTCAAGAATCGGGTGTATTGtcgaaaatgaaaaacaaatggTGGAATGAAGTTGGAACCGGTGGTTGTACG ACTAAATCGGAACAATCGGAAGCCGCCAAACTGGGTATGCCAAATTTGGGTGGAgtttattttgtacttttggTTGGAAGTTTAATAGCTGCGGCATGTGGTATTATAGATTGGTTATTCTTTGTATTTAGGAAAGCAAGGCATTATCAA GTTCCATTTAAAGACGCTCTGAAGGAAGAATTTAAGATTGTTgtcgattttgaaaataataccaAAATCGTTCGAAGTACTGGGTCTATATATTCAAGAAATTCGTTTTCCACAATTGAAGCAAATGACTCTGAAGAAAGTAGTGAACAttaa